The following coding sequences are from one Leguminivora glycinivorella isolate SPB_JAAS2020 chromosome 7, LegGlyc_1.1, whole genome shotgun sequence window:
- the LOC125227804 gene encoding uncharacterized protein LOC125227804, giving the protein MILIYTKDYIDDILTHFNRYVTFGITVTCLYIVTCILFIYGAYTFQNILLIGFILAELIRLLFLSVLVATGLLVLKQNTMDIGLLIGASVAGGFLLLGMFYLWVCALNLPVLINEMERDEQAATIAKLRQVLEMTNSNQLRSTQGLDDHIPLANDKNRGPIYTVPRKKGNEFASRIPVSFYSNVN; this is encoded by the exons ATGATATTGATTTATACAAAGGATTATATAGATGATATTCTGACAC ATTTCAACCGCTACGTCACTTTCGGAATAACAGTCACGTGTTTGTACATAGTGACTTGTATCTTGTTCATTTACGGGGCATATACT TTTCAAAACATACTTCTTATCGGGTTTATCCTGGCAGAGCTGATCCGGCTGCTATTTCTGTCAGTCCTAGTGGCCACTGGGTTACTGGTGCTAAAACAGAACACTATGGACATTGGACTTCTCATCGGCGCTAGTGTCGCCGGCGGCTTTCTTCTTT TGGGAATGTTTTACCTATGGGTATGTGCTCTGAATTTGCCGGTACTAATAAACGAGATGGAACGCGACGAGCAAGCAGCGACCATCGCGAAGCTGCGACAGGTCCTCGAGATGACCAACTCCAACCAACTGAGGAGCACTCAGGGTCTCGATGACCACATCCCGCTGGCCAACGACAAGAATCGGGGACCGATATACACCGTACCGCGGAAGAAAGGGAATGAATTCGCCTCAAGGATTCCTGTATCGTTTTATTCGAATGTGAATTGA